gggGTAGTGAAGCGAAcaagtaaagttgcaagtgaaagagaaaaaaagacatttgAGCAATACTTACAAAGAGAGAGTGCAAACaattgggagatgtaaaagagaaagcagcTGAAGGgcagagaaaggtgcaggggttgaaaaaaaagagcaaatgaatgttggggtgaaagaatatcattaaactttaggaaggatGAAAGGATGTTTTCAAagtaggtaaataacgtgtgaatgacacgagaacaaatgggaacatcagtaaagggagtaaaaagggaaatgataacagatactgatggagtgaaaagcagatggaataaatattttgaaggacttttaaatgtttttgatgataagagtggtcagagtggtatgcaaagtgagagaatcatggagggtggtttggtgaagagagaagacgtGGTGAAAGCCGTGCAGATGATGAAATGTAACAAGGCAGCAGGAGTTCttggtactgcagctgaatttaagagagagggtgactgtgttgttcattggttggtaaggatattcaaattgtgtaaggatcatggtgaagtgcctgaggctcGGCAGAATGCATCTATAATActattgcataaaggcaaaggtgagtgttcaaactacagaggtataagtttgttgagcatacctagtaaactgtatgggagggtattgaatgtgagggtgaaggaatgtacagagccttaaactggggaagagctgtgtagtttcagaagtggcagaggacatgcagatcaggttttgctttgaagaatgtgtacaagaaatactcagaaaaacagatgggtttatatgtggcatttacagaactagagaaggcatatgatagggttcctTGAATTCCTGAATGATGTTTGCATTAaacatgtcttcagtcattctattccattcatccaccactcttaatccataaaagtacttctctacatcATTTCTAACAATTTTCATGCTTAATTACAAATTCTGTCCTCTGGTTCCTCtaaccctacatctcttgaagaaatgttcaatatccaCATCATAGATCCATTTAAGAAACTAAAAGATTCTGATCAGGTCGTCCCTTACTATGATTTTTGTGCACTGCACAcgagagctagagaatgaatgtgaatgaatgaggccatttattcatctatccatgatctaccttgctaatgcaagcaatggcaaacaagaatgaaaaaactaCTGATTAGTGATTAAGAAACAAAAACTAAAAGATATATACCTGAGAACTGTCACAATCAGTAATTTCACCATCACAACTTGCAGGGCCCTCATGACATCTAGATAATGTCGGTAGAAAGTCTGGCCCTAAGCCCAAAAGTGTCTTTGAGGTCACCTCAGCTGATGCcagcagaggaagaggagaaataatCCCTGTTGTAGAAATGCTGGTTTTAGTATGTTCTCCCATTTTATCTTTATGCCTCTTTGGTTCAATATATGATTCTTCATTTCCCATGGGAACCTTCACTGGACCTGGGCTGTCAGATGAACTTCTTTGTATTGTTTTACTTTCAGAGAAGGAGTATCCAGAAGTTTCATCATTTTGTTTCCTGCGCTTTGACTCCCAGCCATCTTCCCTCCGTGAATAGCTCCTCTTGCTTTCAATGTACTCCTTCCTGGGGTTTGTCTCCATTGGTTCAGCAAGTCCTTTGATCTTCAGGCACTCAGCAGCCTTCATGAAGCCTGACAGATCACTCTGCATGACATTGAcctcacccatatacatataatcCAAGAGTGTCTCCAAATCTTCATGCTGGATATCTGCCAACACAATCATAAGATGCTGCTTGTCTGCTACTTCAAAAATCTGCTCAAAATATTCACTACAAGTTGAAAGAACAAGCTTGTGAACAGGATAGAACTGTCCATCACAGGCAATGGTGGCATCACAGTACATTTCCTGAAAGATAATTGAGAGATTAGAAACACAAATATTTCATCTCTATATCGCTATATGTTTAAATAAAACAGAGCACAGTTGTACCCCAATAActtctttttcaaatttctttCATTAATGAGAATAACTCTAGCTACTTCTCTACACAATTCAGCAAAGTGGGAAAGGCAGTGCTCTCAATGCATTCCTTTCTCAACTCAACTGTAACACCCTTCCATCCCCTATGAACTTAATAAGCCATGTGAGATCAGGTGAAAGACCATGTTCCTTAGATACTGAGGGATCAAGTGTACAATACAATCTTGTTCATTTTAGTACTGTTGAGTTAAGAAAGAAACTTTGTTTATCATTTagttttcaatgtatatattcatttgtacTCTTCAAGAGTCACTCCCCATGAAGAAATCCTGATAATCTAATGATAGCTTAGGAAGTTCCACTTTTTCTTTATGGAGAAatcctgaaaatttaatgatagctTAGGAAATTTTTCCACTTTTTCTTCAAGTTAAAATGACAGCTAGTGCTGAATTGTAAAGCAGAGGCCACCATATGACAGAAATGCTAAAAGCTGCCAGAGTAATCTCATCATGAAATGATAAGCAAAAAGCAAGGTAATAGCTACTTAATTGAACTGATGAAATCTCCCACAAAATACAACAAattcatatctatttatatctactttgctttgtcgctgtctcccgtgttagcgaggtagcgcaaggaaacagacgaaagaatggcccaacccacccacatacacatgtacatacatacatgtccatacacgcaaatatacatacctatacatctcaccatatacatatatatacacacacagacatatacatatatacacatgtacataattcatactgtctgcctttattcatccccatcgccaccttgccacacatgaaataacaaccccctcccccccccatgtgtgcgagatagcgctaggaaaagacaacaaaggccccattcgttcacactcagtctctagctgtcatgtaataatgcaccaaaaccacagctccctttccacatccacaccccacacaactttccatggtttaccccatacgcttcacatgccctagttcaatccattgacagcacgtcgaccccggtataccacatcgttccaattcactctattccttgctcgcctttcaccctcctgcatgttcaggccccgatcactcaaaatc
This sequence is a window from Panulirus ornatus isolate Po-2019 chromosome 11, ASM3632096v1, whole genome shotgun sequence. Protein-coding genes within it:
- the LOC139751160 gene encoding uncharacterized protein isoform X2, with the protein product MDGGLLCLKWRDHRSTFFRILSSVRKKEMYCDATIACDGQFYPVHKLVLSTCSEYFEQIFEVADKQHLMIVLADIQHEDLETLLDYMYMGEVNVMQSDLSGFMKAAECLKIKGLAEPMETNPRKEYIESKRSYSRREDGWESKRRKQNDETSGYSFSESKTIQRSSSDSPGPVKVPMGNEESYIEPKRHKDKMGEHTKTSISTTGIISPLPLLASAEVTSKTLLGLGPDFLPTLSRCHEGPASCDGEITDCDSSQVKFEDVNVKEEPEDWSQGGCTGDSQLFRFSDPGLTCLANTSTLPVAAPDSWEFDRVTKAQPGPLNHPASSVPGPSGSQSRKIGRPTSGIWNHYISEKIDGKTVVYCKYCTLKYSYPNATKMKAHILKCDICPEDVRRQFKDVKQEIEHFVNHTNARRGA
- the LOC139751160 gene encoding uncharacterized protein isoform X3, with translation MDGGLLCLKWRDHRSTFFRILSSVRKKEMYCDATIACDGQFYPVHKLVLSTCSEYFEQIFEVADKQHLMIVLADIQHEDLETLLDYMYMGEVNVMQSDLSGFMKAAECLKIKGLAEPMETNPRKEYIESKRSYSRREDGWESKRRKQNDETSGYSFSESKTIQRSSSDSPGPVKVPMGNEESYIEPKRHKDKMGEHTKTSISTTGIISPLPLLASAEVTSKTLLGLGPDFLPTLSRCHEGPASCDGEITDCDSSQVKFEDVNVKEEPEDWSQGGCTGDSQLFRFSDPGLTCLANTSTLPVAAPDSWEFDRVTKAQPGPLNHPASSVPGPSGSQSQTCQEAAEAPITM
- the LOC139751160 gene encoding uncharacterized protein isoform X4: MDGGLLCLKWRDHRSTFFRILSSVRKKEMYCDATIACDGQFYPVHKLVLSTCSEYFEQIFEVADKQHLMIVLADIQHEDLETLLDYMYMGEVNVMQSDLSGFMKAAECLKIKGLAEPMETNPRKEYIESKRSYSRREDGWESKRRKQNDETSGYSFSESKTIQRSSSDSPGPVKVPMGNEESYIEPKRHKDKMGEHTKTSISTTGIISPLPLLASAEVTSKTLLGLGPDFLPTLSRCHEGPASCDGEITDCDSSQVKFEDVNVKEEPEDWSQGGCTGDSQLFRFSDPGLTCLANTSTLPVAAPDSWEFDRVTKAQPGPLNHPASSVPGPSGSQSEDKHNIT